The window TGTAATGGAGTAGTATCTGTACCTGTAGCCACATGTGATAGAGGTGTATGTGTACTTGTACACTCGTGTAATGGAGTAGTATCTGTACCTGTAGCCACATGTGATAGGTGTATGTGTACTTGTACACTCGTGTAATGGAGTAGTATGTGTACCTGTAGCCACATGTGATAGGTGTATTTGTACTTGTACACACATGTAATGGAGTAGCATCTGTAGCCACATGTGATAGGTGTATGTGTACTTGTACACTCGTGTAATGGAGTAGTATGTGTACCTGTAGCCACATGTGATAGAGGTGTATGTGTACTTGTACACTCGTGTAATGGAGTAGTATCTGTACCTGTAGCCACATGTGATAGAGGTGTATGTGTACTTGTACACTCGTGTAATGGAGTAGTATGTGTACCTGTAGCCACATGTGATAGGTGTATGTGTACTTGTACACACGTGTAATGGAGTAGCATCTGTAGCCACATGTGATAGGTGTATGTGTACTTGTACACTCGTGTAATGGAGTAGTATGTGTACCTGTAGCCACATGTGATAGAGGTATATGTGTACTTGTACACTCGTGTAATGGAGTAGTATGTGTACCTGTAGCCACATGTGATAGGTGTATGTGTACTTGTACACACGTGTAATGGAGTAGCATCTGTAGCCACCTGTGATAGGTGTATGTGTACTTGTACACACGTGTAATGGAGTAGTATCTGTACCTGTAGCCACATGTGATAGGTGTATGTGTACTTGTACACTCGTGTAATGGAGTAGTATCTGTACCTGTAGCCACCTGTGATAGGTGTATGTGTACTTGTACACACGTGTAATGGAGTAGTATGTGTACCTGTAGCCACATGTGATAGAGGAGTATGTGTACTTGTACACTCGTGTAATGGAGTAGTATGTGTACCTGTAGCCACATGTGATAGGTGTATGTGTACTTGTACACACGTGTAATGGAGTAGCATCTGTAGCCACATGTGATAGGTGTATGTGTACTTGTACACTCGTGTAATGGAGTAGTATCTGTACCTGTAGCCACCTGTGATAGGTGTATGTGTACTTGTACACACGTGTAATGGAGTAGCATCTGTAGCCACATGTGATAGGTGTATGTGTACTTGTACACTCGTGTAATGGAGCAGTATCTGTACCTGTAGCCACATGTGATAGGTGTATGTGTACTTGTACACTCGTGTAATGGAGCAGTATCTGTACCTGTAGCCACATGTGATAGGTGTATGTGTACTTGTACACACGTGTAATGGAGTAGTATCTGTACCTGTAGCCACATGTGATAGGTGTATGTGTACTTGTACACTCGTGTAATGGAGTAGTATCTGTACCTGTAGCCACATGTGACAGAGGTGTATGTGTACTTGTACACTCGTGTAATGGAGTAGTATGTGTACCTGTAGCCACATGTGATAGGTGTATGTGTACTTGTACACACGTGTAATGGAGTAGCATCTGTAGCCACATGTGATAGGTGTATGTGTACTTGTACACACGTGTAATGGAGTAGGATCTGTAGCCACATGTGATAGGTGTATGTGTACTTGTACACTCGTGTAATGGAGCAGTATCTGTACCTGTAGCCACATGTGATAGAGGTGTATGTGTACTTGTACACTCGTGTAATGGAGCAGTATCTGTACCTGTACGCACATGTAACAGAGTTGTGTGTACATGTAGCCACATGGAGTAGGTCGGGCTTTGCACTACtatgtacacacatacaatagGACACATGGCTGTACAGTCCTCCCCCTCATCAGGAGGGATTCCCTGGCCGTAGCTTGGAGCGGGGCCACTCCGTGCAGCTAGTAGTCCCGCCGGCACGTGAGGTAGCCCCCGTGTTTCCCTCCCCAGCAGCGCTGCCGGACTTGTGTTATATCTGGCCGGCCTCCAGCCTCCGCTAGCTGCTTCTCTGCCTCCTCCTATTTTTTCCACCCACGggtaaaggtgtttttttttaaccatccCACTATAATCCGTGGGCCGTCCTTGTATCACATGCCCTACTCACACAAACACAAGCCCTCCCTTACCCCCCAAATCACACACACGTGTAGCCGCACAGCAATACTTATATGTGGCCAGACGCATGCAGCAGCGTAGTGTCATTACCTCCGCTGCCCTGTAACCTCCATTGTCCCCgtcccatcacacacacacacacatatcatccCCCCCCGGGCTGCCAGCAGTGTGTATAGGGGAAGAAGCCCACGGTGGTCTGGACATAACAGGAGACCCATCGCTGCgctctcctcctctcttcttctcctctcactttggtggcagcagcaggacgTCCGGTGCGGTAGCGGCGGCGGCTCCTCGCGTGGATCGCTTAAGGTGCAGCTGAATCGTCGGTGCACGGCAGAAATACCATGAGTTCAAAAGAGAGTGCCCGCCAGTCCACGTCTGCGGAGCATCCTGCATCCCCCTCATCAGAGTCACCGAAGAGGGCTCGGGGCAGACCTCGGAAACCGCAAAAAGTCAGTACCCGCAGCATGCTGCACCTCACACCGCACCTCACACTGCAGTTACCTCACACAATGCGCTGGAGCCCGTGCACAGCGTGCGTTTTCATTCATACTACTGCACTCATTGCGCTGTGGGAGTCGGTGCAGGCAGGGGGGTCTTCAGTCTGGCATTGGGGGAAGGCGGGGGGCTGTGTGTAATACTTCTCACATCATACAAAAGCTGGACTGTTCACACATAACAATGCAATAAAAGTATCGCAGCGCTCCATGCTTAGTGTTTTAGTTCTTGTGGACATACATGAGTCTGTTGCCTGTGGATACACTGCATGCTTTCATTCATGGTTTTTTTTTAGAGATGCATGTTTCACTATTGGTAGTGTGTGGTTTTACTAGACAGGTTTTTACATTGCCCTGTGCACACTAgccttttttgtcatttgtggTTCTTTGGGTTCTAAAGCAGAGAGTGACTGAAAAAGCAGAAGTTTCACCTCTGGGAAAGTTCATGGAGTCCCTAGAAGGAACCTGCAAAGAACACTGTATTCATGTAgttcagtggtctttaaactgtggacctccaggtgtggcaaaactacaactcccagcatgcccggacagccgttggctgtccgggcatgctgggagttgtagttttgccacacctggaggtccacagtttaaagaccactgatgtagatgaTGGTCACATGATGCAAGTGATTGGATCCAAACAAGGACTTTATTTACTACCCACTGAAGCACGTATGGAAGCGTTGAACCCTGTGGTTACCTAATGGCTATTTGGTGTCTTTATGGATCCATCAGTATCCGGTAGACCACACGCGTGTTTGCGTATTTGGAACGTGTGGCCACAACTCCATTCCAAATCAAGGTCCAGTCCCGTCTCTTTGTTTATAGGTTAACCTCACCACTGTAGTAAGCTGTGTCCTATGTAGTCATCGCAGTCCTTAAGTGCCCAACTTAAAGTTTTATGACCTATCTCAGTGCGTAAATGTTTTCTTTTCCTGCAAATCATTGGGTTTGTCCATTAGTTACATATGTTTCCCTGTaaggttttctttttcttttaagtgtTCCAGTACATCATGgcaggagagagaaaaaaaaaaaaaaaaaggtttagttgCCCTTGGAGAGTCTTCTATAATTTCCCATGTTAAATTCCTTCCACTATATCAAGTTTATTTCTGTATTTAGGAGCCAGCAGCTGGAGAACCCTCTCCTAAAAGACCCAGAGGAAGACCTAAGGGGAGCAAAAACAAAGGTCCTTCAAAATCGGCACAAAAGGTGAGCTTAGCAGCACATTCTGGCCCAACAAGTTACTAGGAACATGTGCTTTTAGAGTGGGATTCTCTGCCAATATGTCCAGAATCTTTAATGTTTTTACCGCAGCTAACTAAGAAGCAGTTCTATAAAATACACAACACAAGCCATGCCTTTTAATGAAACACAGACAGTGTAATGACCCCAGAAAGGATTGCTTGCTTCTTTGTTGTGTACAGTGGTGTTATTGTTTTAGAATCTCTTGCTTATATTTAGTAACATGCGGTATATATGTGATTTCCATTAGCTTTTCATCCGGTATGGTCATAGGCACAAGTGTTCCTTTAAATAGCAAAACAAAAAGATTCTGGTGTCCATTCATAACAACCCCAGACTTGTCAGAACTATATGTTCCTTATCATTATTTAACAACGTAATTGGTGCAGAATGAGATGTTTCCGTTGGCAAATATTGTTTGATCTATTCTGCAGCACTTCTGTAAATCTATAGGATACTTCTAATTATCCCATGGGATTGTTGTAGAATGTTGTAGTGCCATTGTCACTTGTTATGTCCAAAAATATGTATATGGcacgtaaggctatgttcactcttTGTAGTTTGGCAAGGAGTGGAATAAACACAGAGTAACTATAATGAAAAGATTTGCACCTTCTTCCACTCTTGGTTTGGGCTTCCTCAGATACCAAATGTGAACATAGACTTACTCTGGAATTCCTATAACTCTTACTCTTGTATCTTTTAAAGTTAGCAATGCCTGACTATATCTGTATTTATTCGTTGGGAGATTGGAGATTAAGACTTTAAACACTTTTCACCATGTAATGTTTATTGTCTGaataatatacagtatcttccagtTGTGTGCTAGAAAACATGTCAGGACAAAGTGTTTTCCTAATGTATAGACAGTGATTCTCCGGATAGCCATGCAGCATGCTTTCCCAGTTTCTTAGTTTGGAAAGGGCATCTAAGGTCCTTCATGCACTTTATAGCTCATCTATGTCATGCAGAACCTCTGCATAATGTTTTATTGTTTAAAATGTATCACTTTTGttttgaagtgttttttttttttacttgagtatTTACAGTTctgtattttaataaattatacattttgcttgttaattttttatttttttttatcattggccacacatacattttcttttttcattacaATAAATACATACAGACTTATCACACCAATGACAAAACACTATTCAGACTGGTGTGCTGATGGAGTCAATACTCATCCAATGAATAATATTCCAAACAAGCCTCTCCCAAGTAAAGGATAGTTTAGCAGCAGCTCTGTATTCCCACCTGTTTGCTGTATGTTTTTCTCCTTATCTTTCACAACTTCTGTTTGATTTTTGCAAACTGTCCTTGGGCTGTTTCACAACAATTTTGCATGTTTAGAGTTTGTTGTGTGAAAAAGACTTGTGTCCCCTTGACTGCTCCTTACTGTTCTTTAAAACATAGGAACTTATGTCTTATTTGTTTAGTCCATAACTAtggttacatttttatttattttttaacttagaGTTTTCAGGGAAACACTTTTAAGATATGTCAAACATACAGTACATGTGTCCTACTTGTGGGTGGTTTTCCATGCATGGCACGCTCTATTGAAATGGATGGGATTTATGGAAACTTTCAAGTGCTCCCACTTGAAAGTTTCCCTATTACTATATTTTGCAAACTGTTCATGAGCAGCTGAGTGGGACCCTCTCATCCTCAAGATCAGTGGTGGGAGCTAGTTTAACTGGATCTGGTTTTAAAACTCCTCAGTAGGTGTTTGTTAACAGTATTAGGCTTTATATGTACAACATTTAGTATTCCTAAAGGTCTTGTTGATGTATTGAAAAATAGCTAATATCAGACTTAAAGCAACATAGTTGGCTAAAGGAAAATGTTGACataaaagtaagccatcataaaGTAAATACAGTGTTTTCTTTTTGCCTTTATTTTAACCTGTTGATTTGTTAAATATGTTCATATGGGCAAAAGCTTATCTGGAAAAAAAACACCTCAGAATCCTCATGGAATCAGCTGTTTCTTATTTTTTGTGTAGTTTTCTTGTGGCTTTTCAGGCATGTTGTGGAAGGGTGGTGTCATTTCATGATGAAAATTAGTAATATTCTTAGGAGTATTTACAAAAACTTGCACTTGTGATGTCTAGTTGTGTTCTCATGTTAAactggttatttatttatttatatatatagtgcctacagattccgcagcgcttacaattatggggtacaaacaaagacaagtatcagacataaaattacacaataactattcaaacaagaggtgtggggatatattgaggatatgttggggatatgttgggatatgttagggatatgttgaggccaattagagactgttataggcctgtctgaagagatgtgtttttaggccacgtttgaaactatgaatgttgttgttgagtctgagggattgagggatagcattccagagaaccggtgcagcacaagtcttggagacgggagtgagaagttcggattatagaagatgttagtgtgagatcattagcagatcgtagagaacgtgtaggatggtagacagagatgagagaggagatgtagggaggtgcagcattgtggagagctttgtgtgtgagactgaggattttgtacctTATTctagactgaattggtaaccagtgtagtgactggcacacgGAGGAggtgtcggtgtagcggctggagaggaagatgagtctggttgcggcattaaggatggactggagaggagagagtttggagaaaggaaggcctattagtaaagagttacagtagtcgaggcgggagtgaatcaaagcaataatgagagttttagcagtttcagtagtgagaaatgggcggattcttgaaatgattttgagatgcaggtgacaagaacgtgaaagagactgaatatggggagtgaaagacagatcagagtcaagtataactccaagacagcgagtctGCTGCCCAGGAGTtttggtagtaccacataccgagatggaaatgtcagggttaggtacagtatcagttgatggagaaagacaagaagttctgttttagaaagatttagtttcagatataaagaggacatgatgtctgagatggcagagagacagtcactggtattctgtaggagtgcaggggtgatgttggtggagaaggtatagagttgggtgtcatcagcgtagaggtggtactggaaaccaaatctactgattgtttttccaatgggggatgtgtagagtgaaaagaatagaggacccaggaccgatccctggggaacctcgacagcaaggggaagaggagaagaagtagagccagaaaacgagacgctaaagaagcAGCCAGAgtgataggaggaaaaccagacgagagcagagtccttgagtacgatggagcggagactactgaggaggagttggtgatccactgtgtcaaaagccgcagacaggtccaagagaatcagtaaagagaaattgccatttgatttggccgtcagaagatcgttagtgactttggttagggccgcttctgtggagtgaagggagcggaaaccagactgtaggggtcaaggagagagttctcggagacatagcggataaggcgggagtagaccaagcgttccaggagtttggagataaaggggagatttgagacgggtcgatagttggctgcacaggacgagtccagagatgtttttttcaatagtggggttatgatagagtgtttgaaggaggagggaaagaccccagaagagagggagaggttaaagattttagttaggtgacagctgatagcaggagagagagactggatgtggtgtgaaggcatggggtcactagagcaggtagtggggcgggcggaggagaggagcctggaaacctcatcctccgttacaggctcaaaaactgagagtgatgaagagcagacgtggctgggaattggatcagaacttttaggggactgggagaggatttcatcacgaatgtcatcgattttagttttgaagtatttggccaggtcttcagcacagtgatcagtgattggggtctgtactttggGCCAAAGGAGAGAGTTGAATGTGTCAAAAAGGCGtcttgggttgttagacagagaggagatgagggaggtaaaatatgtttgtttggcgagatgaagagcggagtaataggatttaagcatgaatttatagtgcagatagtctgaagaagtcttagttttcctacacagacgttcagcacacctagagcatcgcctgagaaagcgggttgttagcgtgtgccagggttgctgccatctgtgtcgggaggtttgtgttttagagggtgccatttgatccagggtagactttagggtgtcgtCATGgcaatgtttggctgctagattagggcaggagagagaagagataggtgatagtgaagattgtagaatgtctatcaattgactagtgtttatggcaagcaggtttctgtaagtgtacaaggttggagtgtccggaagaggataggagttactgatagagaaagagagaaggttgtggtcagagagctcaaaaggagaattagtgaatttagagacagagcaaagtctagagaagatcaagttcagtgtattcccatccttgtgtgtgggagagtcaataagctgtgaaagggcaaaggaggaggttagagacagaagccgagaggcagaagtggagattggggtatcaatggggatattaaaatcacccatgatgagtgtaggtgtttctgaggaaagaaagtgagggagccaggtggcaaaatgatccaggaacatttggggagaaccaggaggacgatagGTGACAGCCACTCTTAGAGGcaatgggcggaagagcctgagggtgtggacctcaaaagagggaaatgtgagtgagggtaatggggggatgacttgaaaagtgcattgtggggctagaagcaccccaactcctccaccatgcctggtgtcagatctaggggtatgggaaaagtgaaggtcaccataagataaagcagcgagagaagcagtgtcagaaggttgtatccatgtttctgtgagagccagcagattaagagaattagtgagaaataagtcatgaatctgggtgagcttattgcacacagatcgagagtttagaagagcgcagttaaagtttgtagtagttccgcaagaggcaggtagtgtagagcaaatattcgtgaaaggtgggccagggttaggagcaatgtccccagcagctaaaagcagaagaaagaagagggagagcagatggctgggtgaagtgatgaagcgacttctgtgctgtaccatggaatgaggtgactttgggtggtttatgatggtgagcagtgcatgcgagcaatacataggtgagggaaggaggcatggacagatgtatatagagtccacTGGCAAAATCAGTGGGGGatagaagagaaaatgtatcgcaatgatgtaagcaataagtgagtgcatgttgttttttttttttttttttctgaaaaagagtgacttacttttgtagttataatgttgagttagttcccttttgttcccttctggttcaattctggtataattcttgatgtcacacttaagaagcactttagatggcatatttgaatgtctccagacctaaggtcTAAAAGACCTATAGCCTCTGATATATAGTGCTAGGGTAAGCCAGAGAATtggcagaggagtgcaatcaggtgTGAAACAGGGTGGGGAGCAATAAAGTTTGGGGAAtaaagttaagaaaaaataaacagtttggGATCACTCAGGGGAAATAAATTGTGATCAAACAAAATAGAAACACTTGCCAGATAACAGTAATAAATATGCATGACAATTCAATGATGGGGGAATGGGAGTACACAATCACAAGATGAGTGACATACCAGGTTGATTATTTAAATACAGCTAAACAGATATGCAGTGGTGAGAACAAATGATGGTGGTAGTTGTTCAAGAAATGAATGATGACATACCATTTGTTCTCACCACTGCATATCTGTTTAGCTGTATTTAAATAATCAACCTGGTATGTCACTCATCTTGTGATTGTGTACTCCCATTCCCCCATCATTAAATTGTCATGCATATTTATTACTGTTATCTGGCAAGTGTTTCTATTTTGTTTGATCACAATTTATTTCCCCTGAAGGATCccaaactgtttattttttcttaactttaTTCCCCAAACTTTATTGCTCCCCACCCTGTTTCAcacctgattgcactcctcttcCAATTCTCTGGCTTACCCTAGCACTATATATCAGAGGCTATAGGTCTGTTAGACCACTTAGTTGAAAAAACTCACCAGCCCACGTTGCCACTTAGCTATGACATGCATACAGTCCACTTTTATGTGGAAATGCTACACAGATGGATCCTTGGGTAAATTTCTTTAAATATCATGGTACTGATACTGCTTTGCAAGTCATAGAGAAAGCAAGATAAACTAGAGTAGACTACATGATAACATGTTTCTATAAAACAAATAACCCTGGAGAATATCTAGACC is drawn from Hyla sarda isolate aHylSar1 chromosome 4, aHylSar1.hap1, whole genome shotgun sequence and contains these coding sequences:
- the HMGA2 gene encoding high mobility group protein HMGI-C isoform X2 produces the protein MSSKESARQSTSAEHPASPSSESPKRARGRPRKPQKEPAAGEPSPKRPRGRPKGSKNKGPSKSAQKKEEGSGEKRPRGRPRKWPQQEKKSGQEKRPIWKGKN
- the HMGA2 gene encoding high mobility group protein HMGI-C isoform X1; amino-acid sequence: MSSKESARQSTSAEHPASPSSESPKRARGRPRKPQKEPAAGEPSPKRPRGRPKGSKNKGPSKSAQKKEEGSGEKRPRGRPRKWPQQEKKSGQGETEEASSHESEED